The following coding sequences lie in one Oryza brachyantha chromosome 10, ObraRS2, whole genome shotgun sequence genomic window:
- the LOC102708748 gene encoding probable inactive shikimate kinase like 2, chloroplastic yields the protein MLASTSLSVPPSPSPSIPTRHCHTATFCCFRPPARPPSSRCLLPAAFPPATRPRPRPRLRPRASDVSASPAPAPAKDYEFTDGNGEVELRLDIGKLGIESSRDVFVDVDDMSLLVRAKSDGTLQTLINVKQLFDRIKSSETIWFIDEDQLVVNLKKVEQELKWPDIDESWESLTSGITQLLTGISVHIVGDSTDINEAVAKEIAEGIGYLPVCTSELLESATQKSIDTWVGSEGVDSVAEAECVVLESLSSHVRTVVATLGGKEGAASRFDKWQYLHAGFTVWLSVSDASDEASAKEEARRSVSAGSVAYAKSDVVVKLGGWDPEYTRAVAQGCLVALKQLTLADKKLAGKKSLYIRLGCRGDWPNIEPPGWDPDSDAPPTNT from the exons ATGTTGGCCTCCACTTCCCTGTCCGTCccgccctccccctccccgtcAATCCCGACCCGTCACTGCCACACCGCCACCTTCTGCTGCTTCAGGCCTCCGGCTCGCCCACCTTCCTCTCGCTGTCTTCTTCCTGCTGCCTTCCCGCCGGCgacccgcccccgcccccgcccccgcctccgcccacGCGCATCCGACGTGTCGGCatcccccgcccccgcccccgccaaGGACTACGAG TTTACTGATGGCAATGGAGAGGTGGAGCTGAGGCTGGACATAGGAAAGCTTGGCATTGAGAGTTCAAGAGATGTTTTTgttgatgttgatgatatgtCTCTGCTGGTCAGAGCCAAGTCTGATGGGACACTGCAGACTTTGATCAATGTTAAGCAGCTCTTTGATAGGATTAAGTCTTCTGAGACTATATG GTTCATAGACGAAGATCAATTGGTGGTAAATCTTAAGAAAGTTGAGCAAGAGCTAAAATGGCCTGACATCGATGAATCTTGGGAATCCCTGACTTCTGGAATCACTCAGTTATTGACTGGGATTAGCGTTCATATTGTTGGTGACTCCACAGACATAAATGAAGCAGTTGCCAAAGAAATAGCTGAGGGAATTGG TTACCTTCCGGTCTGCACAAGCGAGCTGCTAGAAAGTGCCACTCAAAAGTCAATTGACACAT GGGTGGGTTCGGAAGGAGTGGACTCGGTAGCAGAAGCTGAATGTGTTGTCCTGGAAAGCCTTAGCAG CCATGTTCGGACTGTCGTAGCAACTCTGGGGGGAAAGGAAGGAGCAGCTAGCAGATTTGATAAATGGCAGTATCTTCATGCTGGATTTACAGTCTGGTTGTCGGTGTCTGATGCTAGTG ATGAAGCTTCTGCCAAAGAAGAGGCCCGGAGAAGTGTGAGCGCAGGCAGTGTTGCGTACGCAAAATCTGATGTAGTGGTGAAGCTTGGTGGATGGGACCCGGAGTACACGCGAGCTGTTGCGCAGGGTTGCCTTGTGGCCTTGAAGCAGCTAACTTTGGCAGACAAGAAGCTAGCAG GTAAGAAGAGCCTTTACATCAGGCTAGGGTGCAGAGGGGATTGGCCCAACATCGAGCCTCCCGGCTGGGATCCCGACTCCGACGCCCCACCCACCAACACATGA
- the LOC102699900 gene encoding lysine-specific demethylase JMJ706 isoform X1, translated as MQQVEGRNCLPAEVRSGIETLKRRRLERMRLSAQNNAGNSTLVPARSGGDALRTPANCGVRLHSNNVTGLPGGTRKKDPFAKRRVDKFDMSNLEWIDKIEECPVYCPTKEEFEDPIGYIQKIAPVASKYGICKIVSPVSASVPAGVVLMKEQPGFKFMTRVQPLRLAEWAEDDTVTFFMSERKYTFRDYEKMANKVFAKKYSSASCLPAKYVEEEFWREIAFGKMDFVEYACDVDGSAFSSSPHDQLGKSNWNLKNFSRLSNSVLRLLQTPIPGVTDPMLYIGMLFSMFAWHVEDHYLYSINYHHCGAFKTWYGIPGDAAPGFERVASQFVYNKDILVGEGEDAAFDVLLGKTTMFPPNILLDHNVPVYKAVQKPGEFVITFPRSYHAGFSHGFNCGEAVNFAIGDWFPLGSLASRRYALMNRTPLLAHEELLCRSAEFLSHKLLNSDPKLLDKSEHPRSQRCVKSCFVQLMRFQRHTRGLLAKMGSQICYKPKMYSNLSCSMCRRDCYITHVLCGCNFDPICLHHEQELRSCPCKSNRVVYVREDIQELEALSRKFEKDICLDKERSGFDSYKQAEKNEPSFETTQSISNTEENLLEDAFSGATAADGVKSSPATSTLTSFAKHDVPVRAEATACANQSNQVDSTKRAINTSLIKGTDAVGANASSVADANNGIGSCNASAVEYSGNSDSESEIFRVKRRSGVSGKSASDAKTSSMSDRQVLRRLKKARPEIQQDNKQPEDYGHCSVPSGRMSMKNLNSSSSCGEEHWRMKRRQLETQQDESSYSAKQKSYSYPCTSYSSQEEFAETSRDAGAEVRPKRLKIRLPSSSANRVGEQGSSGQRFSRDDKSLGCWPAI; from the exons ATGCAACAGGTGGAGGGCAGGAACTGCCTTCCTGCAGAGGTCAGGAGTGGCATCGAGACACTCAAGAGGCGCCGGCTTGAGAGGATGCGTTTGAGTGCTCAGAACAATGCCGGCAACAGTACTCTGGTGCCTGCAAGGAGCGGTGGGGATGCGTTAAGGACTCCTGCAAACTGCGGGGTCAGATTGCATTCTAACAATGTCACAGGTTTACCTGGCGGAACCCGGAAAAAGGATCCTTTTGCAAAGCGCAGGGTGGATAAGTTTGATATGTCTAACCTAGAATGGATAGACAAGATAGAAGAATGCCCCGTGTATTGTCCCACCAAGGAGGAGTTTGAGGATCCCATTGGTTATATACAGAAGATTGCACCTGTGGCTTCAAAATATG GAATTTGCAAAATCGTATCTCCAGTAAGCGCTTCTGTTCCCGCTGGTGTCGTGTTGATGAAGGAACAGCCTGGTTTCAAGTTCATGACTAGGGTTCAGCCGCTCCGTCTAGCCGAATGGGCTGAAGACGATACAGTCACTTTCTTCATGAGTGAAAG AAAGTATACTTTCCGAGACTATGAGAAAATGGCAAACAAGGTGTTTGCTAAGAAATACTCCAGTGCTAGCTGTCTCCCAGCTAAGTACGTGGAGGAGGAATTTTGGCGTGAAATTGCTTTTGGTAAAATGGATTTCGTTGAATATGCTTGTGATGTTGATGGTAGCGctttctcctcttctcctcatGATCAACTTGGGAAAAGCAATTGGAACTTGAAG AATTTTTCACGCCTCTCCAATTCTGTGCTAAGACTTCTGCAGACACCAATTCCA GGAGTAACAGATCCTATGCTTTATATCGGGATGCTCTTCAGTATGTTTGCATGGCATGTGGAAGATCATTACCTATACAG CATCAATTACCATCATTGTGGGGCGTTTAAGACATGGTATGGTATACCAGGTGATGCTGCTCCTGGTTTTGAAAGGGTGGCTAGCCAGTTTGTATACAACAAGGATATTTTGGTTGGTGAAGGAGAAGATGCAGCATTTGATGTTCTCTTGGGGAAGACAACAATGTTCCCCCCAAATATCTTGTTAGATCACAATGTTCCTGTTTATAAAGCTGTGCAGAAACCTGGGGAGTTTGTCATTACTTTCCCCCGTTCCTACCACGCGGGTTTCAGCCACG GCTTCAATTGTGGTGAGGCTGTCAATTTTGCTATCGGTGACTGGTTTCCTCTGGGTTCTCTGGCTAGCAGACGCTACGCACTTATGAACAGAACACCATTGCTTGCACACGAGGAGTTACTTTGTCGTTCTGCAGAGTTTCTGTCCCACAAACTGTTAAACAGCGACCCAAAACTTCTCGATAAATCTGAGCATCCACGCTCACAGCGCTGTGTGAAGTCTTGCTTTGTGCAATTGATGCGATTCCAGAGACACACACGTGGTCTACTTGCTAAAATGGGCTCTCAGATATGTTACAAGCCAAAAATGTACTCAAATCTCTCCTGTAGCATGTGTCGGCGTGATTGCTACATTACGCATGTGTTGTGTGGATGCAACTTTGATCCAATCTGCCTTCATCACG AACAAGAACTCCGGAGCTGCCCCTGTAAATCTAACCGGGTTGTCTACGTTAGGGAGGACATACAAGAGCTAGAAGCTCTATCAAGAAAATTTGAGAAGGATATTTGCTTGGATAAGGAAAGAAGTGGTTTTGACTCATACAAGCAGGCCGAGAAGAATGAACCATCTTTTGAGACTACTCAGAGCATCAGCAACACTGAAGAAAACTTGCTAGAAGATGCCTTCTCAGGAGCAACTGCTGCTGATGGTGTGAAGAGTTCTCCTGCAACATCAACACTAACATCTTTTGCAAAACACGATGTGCCTGTGCGTGCTGAAGCAACT GCATGTGCCAATCAATCCAACCAAGTGGACTCCACCAAGCGAGCCATAAACACATCTTTAATCAAAGGGACCGATGCTGTGGGTGCAAATGCATCCAGTGTGGCTGATGCTAATAATGGAATTGGTTCTTGTAATGCCTCAGCTGTGGAATACAGTGGAAATTCAGATTCTGAATCTGAAATCTTCCGAGTCAAGCGCAGGTCTGGTGTGTCTGGAAAATCTGCATCTGATGCCAAGACATCAAGCATGTCTGATCGACAG GTTCTCAGGCGGTTAAAGAAGGCGCGTCCTGAAATACAGCAGGACAATAAGCAACCGGAAGACTATGGCCACTGTTCAGTTCCCTCAGGCCGTATGAGTATGAAAAACTTGAATTCATCCTCGTCATGTGGTGAAGAACACTGGAGGATGAAGCGGCGGCAGTTGGAGACTCAGCAGGATGAGAGCAGTTATTCTGCAAAGCAGAAGTCGTACTCGTACCCATGTACCAGCTATTCTTCCCAAGAAGAGTTTGCGGAAACGAGTAGAGATGCTGGTGCAGAAGTCCGACCAAAGCGACTGAAAATCCGGCTACCTTCTTCTAGTGCTAACAGAGTGGGTGAGCAGGGCAGTTCAGGGCAAAGATTTTCAAGGGATGACAAGTCGCTTGGTTGTTGGCCTGCAATTTAG
- the LOC102699900 gene encoding lysine-specific demethylase JMJ706 isoform X2 codes for MVEGRNCLPAEVRSGIETLKRRRLERMRLSAQNNAGNSTLVPARSGGDALRTPANCGVRLHSNNVTGLPGGTRKKDPFAKRRVDKFDMSNLEWIDKIEECPVYCPTKEEFEDPIGYIQKIAPVASKYGICKIVSPVSASVPAGVVLMKEQPGFKFMTRVQPLRLAEWAEDDTVTFFMSERKYTFRDYEKMANKVFAKKYSSASCLPAKYVEEEFWREIAFGKMDFVEYACDVDGSAFSSSPHDQLGKSNWNLKNFSRLSNSVLRLLQTPIPGVTDPMLYIGMLFSMFAWHVEDHYLYSINYHHCGAFKTWYGIPGDAAPGFERVASQFVYNKDILVGEGEDAAFDVLLGKTTMFPPNILLDHNVPVYKAVQKPGEFVITFPRSYHAGFSHGFNCGEAVNFAIGDWFPLGSLASRRYALMNRTPLLAHEELLCRSAEFLSHKLLNSDPKLLDKSEHPRSQRCVKSCFVQLMRFQRHTRGLLAKMGSQICYKPKMYSNLSCSMCRRDCYITHVLCGCNFDPICLHHEQELRSCPCKSNRVVYVREDIQELEALSRKFEKDICLDKERSGFDSYKQAEKNEPSFETTQSISNTEENLLEDAFSGATAADGVKSSPATSTLTSFAKHDVPVRAEATACANQSNQVDSTKRAINTSLIKGTDAVGANASSVADANNGIGSCNASAVEYSGNSDSESEIFRVKRRSGVSGKSASDAKTSSMSDRQVLRRLKKARPEIQQDNKQPEDYGHCSVPSGRMSMKNLNSSSSCGEEHWRMKRRQLETQQDESSYSAKQKSYSYPCTSYSSQEEFAETSRDAGAEVRPKRLKIRLPSSSANRVGEQGSSGQRFSRDDKSLGCWPAI; via the exons ATG GTGGAGGGCAGGAACTGCCTTCCTGCAGAGGTCAGGAGTGGCATCGAGACACTCAAGAGGCGCCGGCTTGAGAGGATGCGTTTGAGTGCTCAGAACAATGCCGGCAACAGTACTCTGGTGCCTGCAAGGAGCGGTGGGGATGCGTTAAGGACTCCTGCAAACTGCGGGGTCAGATTGCATTCTAACAATGTCACAGGTTTACCTGGCGGAACCCGGAAAAAGGATCCTTTTGCAAAGCGCAGGGTGGATAAGTTTGATATGTCTAACCTAGAATGGATAGACAAGATAGAAGAATGCCCCGTGTATTGTCCCACCAAGGAGGAGTTTGAGGATCCCATTGGTTATATACAGAAGATTGCACCTGTGGCTTCAAAATATG GAATTTGCAAAATCGTATCTCCAGTAAGCGCTTCTGTTCCCGCTGGTGTCGTGTTGATGAAGGAACAGCCTGGTTTCAAGTTCATGACTAGGGTTCAGCCGCTCCGTCTAGCCGAATGGGCTGAAGACGATACAGTCACTTTCTTCATGAGTGAAAG AAAGTATACTTTCCGAGACTATGAGAAAATGGCAAACAAGGTGTTTGCTAAGAAATACTCCAGTGCTAGCTGTCTCCCAGCTAAGTACGTGGAGGAGGAATTTTGGCGTGAAATTGCTTTTGGTAAAATGGATTTCGTTGAATATGCTTGTGATGTTGATGGTAGCGctttctcctcttctcctcatGATCAACTTGGGAAAAGCAATTGGAACTTGAAG AATTTTTCACGCCTCTCCAATTCTGTGCTAAGACTTCTGCAGACACCAATTCCA GGAGTAACAGATCCTATGCTTTATATCGGGATGCTCTTCAGTATGTTTGCATGGCATGTGGAAGATCATTACCTATACAG CATCAATTACCATCATTGTGGGGCGTTTAAGACATGGTATGGTATACCAGGTGATGCTGCTCCTGGTTTTGAAAGGGTGGCTAGCCAGTTTGTATACAACAAGGATATTTTGGTTGGTGAAGGAGAAGATGCAGCATTTGATGTTCTCTTGGGGAAGACAACAATGTTCCCCCCAAATATCTTGTTAGATCACAATGTTCCTGTTTATAAAGCTGTGCAGAAACCTGGGGAGTTTGTCATTACTTTCCCCCGTTCCTACCACGCGGGTTTCAGCCACG GCTTCAATTGTGGTGAGGCTGTCAATTTTGCTATCGGTGACTGGTTTCCTCTGGGTTCTCTGGCTAGCAGACGCTACGCACTTATGAACAGAACACCATTGCTTGCACACGAGGAGTTACTTTGTCGTTCTGCAGAGTTTCTGTCCCACAAACTGTTAAACAGCGACCCAAAACTTCTCGATAAATCTGAGCATCCACGCTCACAGCGCTGTGTGAAGTCTTGCTTTGTGCAATTGATGCGATTCCAGAGACACACACGTGGTCTACTTGCTAAAATGGGCTCTCAGATATGTTACAAGCCAAAAATGTACTCAAATCTCTCCTGTAGCATGTGTCGGCGTGATTGCTACATTACGCATGTGTTGTGTGGATGCAACTTTGATCCAATCTGCCTTCATCACG AACAAGAACTCCGGAGCTGCCCCTGTAAATCTAACCGGGTTGTCTACGTTAGGGAGGACATACAAGAGCTAGAAGCTCTATCAAGAAAATTTGAGAAGGATATTTGCTTGGATAAGGAAAGAAGTGGTTTTGACTCATACAAGCAGGCCGAGAAGAATGAACCATCTTTTGAGACTACTCAGAGCATCAGCAACACTGAAGAAAACTTGCTAGAAGATGCCTTCTCAGGAGCAACTGCTGCTGATGGTGTGAAGAGTTCTCCTGCAACATCAACACTAACATCTTTTGCAAAACACGATGTGCCTGTGCGTGCTGAAGCAACT GCATGTGCCAATCAATCCAACCAAGTGGACTCCACCAAGCGAGCCATAAACACATCTTTAATCAAAGGGACCGATGCTGTGGGTGCAAATGCATCCAGTGTGGCTGATGCTAATAATGGAATTGGTTCTTGTAATGCCTCAGCTGTGGAATACAGTGGAAATTCAGATTCTGAATCTGAAATCTTCCGAGTCAAGCGCAGGTCTGGTGTGTCTGGAAAATCTGCATCTGATGCCAAGACATCAAGCATGTCTGATCGACAG GTTCTCAGGCGGTTAAAGAAGGCGCGTCCTGAAATACAGCAGGACAATAAGCAACCGGAAGACTATGGCCACTGTTCAGTTCCCTCAGGCCGTATGAGTATGAAAAACTTGAATTCATCCTCGTCATGTGGTGAAGAACACTGGAGGATGAAGCGGCGGCAGTTGGAGACTCAGCAGGATGAGAGCAGTTATTCTGCAAAGCAGAAGTCGTACTCGTACCCATGTACCAGCTATTCTTCCCAAGAAGAGTTTGCGGAAACGAGTAGAGATGCTGGTGCAGAAGTCCGACCAAAGCGACTGAAAATCCGGCTACCTTCTTCTAGTGCTAACAGAGTGGGTGAGCAGGGCAGTTCAGGGCAAAGATTTTCAAGGGATGACAAGTCGCTTGGTTGTTGGCCTGCAATTTAG
- the LOC102700182 gene encoding LOW QUALITY PROTEIN: inactive poly [ADP-ribose] polymerase RCD1 (The sequence of the model RefSeq protein was modified relative to this genomic sequence to represent the inferred CDS: inserted 1 base in 1 codon), with protein MAAMNEKVLGKYGRNISSLKRKRDNPADGCNTSKFHQHSADNSIIRFYVDEAHKAKIKCFNMQFIQSYQNFMSSALPKRILLRQGGEWKDFPEQIVKLAHIDFRTKKSITEGEYQNQIFLLDFVNMTFIDSKTGLQRPIAWIDENGKQYFPEFFVEDQLLHRKKDFGNRDNVYIIVEPNGTQEMNGHFGASESSAESSNFESSTDDVSSAKRARAQRSVPGKRTGGVGETIGENEPHALLPIPCRSLPQDMLGEQSRAQLAISAVQKLLLQARGTVLGSNDIVGIYRTPVLDNYKEYRYNLFKKQVERTKCKRGNANVRYAWLACSKSSVDEMMLNGILQCKKPFKCPEYGIGTILAPANCSNTCVNYSDVDENGIVHMMLCRVIMGNVEIVHRGSKQHRPSNEYFDSGVDDLKNPEHYIVWDMNLNSHIYSEFVVTIKLPSGVKDSPATQEDCHNLSEVSSLVLSSGSPESVSQDMNLQASPALGGQYEAPMLGDKVERAPSTPWMPFSMLFAAISTKVSAENMDMVNSCYEEFKSKKISRVDLVKKLRHIVGDRVLISTIMRLQDKLPPMSRQETPXHVGQDDG; from the exons ATGGCTGCGATGAACGAAAAGGTATTGGGTAAATATGGAAGAAACATAAGTAGCCTCAAGAGAAAGCGGGACAATCCTGCTGATGGCTGCAACACCTCTAAATTTCATCAGCACTCAGCCGATAACTCCATTATTAGGTTTTATGTTGACGAAGCTCACAAGGCAAAAATCAAGTGCTTCAACATGCAGTTTATACAGAGTTATCAGAATTTCATGAGTAGCGCATTACCTAAGCGAATTCTGCTCCGCCAAGGTGGTGAATGGAAAGACTTCCCAGAGCAAATTGTCAAGCTTGCCCACATTGATTTCAGGACCAAGAAGTCAATCACAGAAGGTGAATACCAGAACCAGATATTTTTGCTGGATTTTGTGAACATGACATTCATAGACTCAAAGACAGGTCTTCAGAGACCAATTGCTTGGATTGATGAAAATGGGAAGCAGTACTTCCCAGAATTTTTTGTTGAAGATCAGTTACTACATAGGAAAAAGGATTTTGGCAACAGAGATAATGTGTACATAATTGTCGAGCCTAATGGGACACAAGAAATGAATGGCCACTTTGGAGCATCAGAAAGTTCTGCAGAAAGCTCAAACTTTGAATCAAGTACCGATGATGTTTCCAGTGCTAAGAGAGCTAGGGCTCAAAGGAGTGTCCCAGGGAAAAGAACTGGTGGTGTTGGAGAAACTATTGGAGAGAACGAGCCACACGCTTTGTTGCCTATTCCCTGCAGATCTCTACCACAGGATATGCTGGGTGAACAATCACGTGCCCAATTAGCTATTTCTGCCGTTCAGAAATTGCTATTGCAGGCACGGGGCACTGTTCTTGGTTCCAATGACATCGTTGGGATATACAGAACTCCAGTGCTGGATAATTATAAGGAATATCGTTATAATCTTTTCAAAAAGCAGGTAGAGCGTACTAAATGTAAGCGTGGCAATGCGAATGTCCGCTATGCCTGGCTTGCTTGCTCAAAAAGTAGCGTGGATGAAATGATGCTGAATGGCATATTGCAGTGTAAGAAGCCTTTTAAGTGTCCAGAATATGGGATCGGAACAATCCTAGCTCCAGCAAATTGCTCCAATACCTG TGTGAATTACTCTGATGTTGATGAAAATGGCATTGTCCATATGATGTTGTGCCGTGTTATAATGGGGAACGTAGAAATAGTTCACCGTGGATCTAAGCAGCATCGGCCTAGTAACGAGTATTTTGATAGTGGTGTAGATGACCTTAAAAACCCGGAACATTACATTGTATGGGATATGAATCTGAATAGTCACATCTATTCTGAATTTGTAGTCACCATCAAATTGCCTTCTGGAGTCAAAG ATTCTCCTGCCACTCAAGAAGATTGTCACAATCTATCAGAAGTTTCATCACTGGTCTTGAGCTCTGGTTCACCTGAAAGTGTCTCACAG GACATGAACCTTCAGGCGTCTCCAGCATTGGGAGGTCAATATGAAGCCCCCATGTTAGGAGATAAAGTGGAAAGGGCCCCAAGCACGCCTTGGATGCCTTTCTCCATGTTATTTGCAGCGATTTCGACCAAAGTTTCTGCTGAGAATATGGACATGGTCAATAGTTGTTACGAAGAATTCAag AGCAAGAAAATAAGCCGAGTTGACCTAGTGAAGAAGTTGAGGCATATAGTTGGTGACAGAGTGCTTATATCCACAATAATGCGACTCCAAGATAAG TTACCTCCTATGTCGAGGCAGGAAACAC AACACGTGGGCCAAGATGATGGGTAA